The Salvelinus namaycush isolate Seneca chromosome 26, SaNama_1.0, whole genome shotgun sequence genomic sequence cacccccccccccagcccccccccccccccacccccaccccccccccccccccccccccccccccaccaccacccccccccccccccccccccccccccgtacccccccccccccccccccccccccccccccccccccccccccccccccccccccccccccccccaccccccccccccccccccccccccccccccccccccccccccccccccccccccccccccccccccgccccccccccccccccccccccccccccccccaccccacccccccccccccccccccccccccccccccccccccccccccccccccccccccccccccccaccccccccccccccccccccccccccccccccccccccccccccccccccccccccccccccccccccccccccccccccccccccccaccaccccacccccccccccccccccccccccccac encodes the following:
- the LOC120021698 gene encoding formin-like protein 20; translated protein: PPAPPPPPPPPPPTPPPPTPPPPPPPPPPPPPPPPPTPPPPPPPPPPPPPPPPPPPPPPPPPPPPPPPPPPPPPPPPPPPPPPPPAPPPPPPPPPPPTPPPPPPPPPPPPPPPPPPPPPPPPPHPPPPTPPPSPPPPPPPPPPPPPPPPHHHPPPPPPPPPYPPPPPPPPPPPPPPPPPPPPPHPPPPPPPPPPPPPPPPPPPPPPPPPPPPPPPPPPHPPPPPPPPPPPPPPPPPPPPPPPPPPPPPPPPPPPPPPPPPPPPPPPPPPHHPTPPP